The Paenibacillus antri genome has a window encoding:
- a CDS encoding AAA family ATPase, with amino-acid sequence MLQVALFRPHQRQRQAWIDRLRASGYACRFVNDLNRITFELDIVVIDSAVGKWNDYVQLVRDKGVPVVLLVASGAQWEEDKLAALGVVGTVTEDEETDQLFARFFAPNKLEDEELPVSFPQWGKGLVMSTEEVIVSQKLDHADVDEQVGVSTETQIETRGPHNATTFVPLSQRKATRQKAEGSLEQTVQDRPDRHVETPSRMENAEPIGWVEEGEEPEQQQAVTPESSSALPRISRDLPSVVAVFAAKGGVGKTTLLIHLASLLANVGCRVCILDLDLMNGTVASTLQLQPHKTIVDLVRRIDDPKASRACLQQTKMGFSIVAAPSQPGTFKMQREQLLAILRFLKEETDIVLIDTPVHFDALTKLALEQAELQLLMTTDEPASMQSIVRMKPLLSSLLPAPDMYTVWSRFTEILPKEQWRQEIPWPVILELPEDPTISRAVRSGQFIASSPCSPYRLRVKELVDRWMGVEPEHPGKKRNLLARFLSNRT; translated from the coding sequence TTGCTGCAAGTCGCTTTGTTTCGTCCCCACCAGCGTCAGCGTCAGGCGTGGATCGATCGACTTCGTGCGTCGGGTTATGCTTGTCGCTTCGTCAATGATCTGAATCGGATTACATTCGAATTAGATATCGTGGTCATTGATTCGGCAGTTGGGAAATGGAACGACTATGTTCAGTTAGTTCGGGACAAAGGCGTGCCTGTTGTGCTACTCGTAGCCAGCGGTGCACAGTGGGAAGAAGACAAGTTGGCTGCGCTCGGCGTTGTCGGTACGGTGACTGAGGATGAAGAAACAGATCAACTCTTTGCCCGATTCTTTGCTCCCAACAAACTGGAAGACGAAGAGCTACCGGTTTCTTTTCCGCAGTGGGGAAAAGGGCTTGTAATGTCGACTGAAGAAGTGATTGTTTCGCAAAAATTGGATCATGCAGATGTGGACGAGCAGGTAGGCGTGTCGACCGAAACGCAGATAGAAACGAGAGGACCGCATAATGCGACAACGTTTGTTCCGCTTTCACAGCGGAAAGCAACGCGGCAGAAAGCGGAGGGATCTCTGGAACAAACGGTACAAGATCGACCGGATCGACATGTAGAAACCCCATCTAGAATGGAGAACGCGGAGCCGATAGGTTGGGTGGAAGAAGGTGAAGAACCGGAGCAACAACAAGCTGTCACGCCTGAGTCGTCTAGCGCTTTGCCTCGGATAAGCAGGGATCTCCCATCGGTTGTCGCGGTCTTTGCTGCCAAAGGCGGCGTAGGTAAAACGACATTATTGATTCATTTGGCTTCATTATTAGCAAATGTTGGATGCCGGGTTTGCATTCTCGATCTGGATCTGATGAACGGAACAGTCGCATCCACGTTACAATTACAACCTCATAAAACGATTGTCGATCTGGTTCGCCGGATCGACGATCCGAAAGCAAGCCGAGCCTGTCTTCAACAAACGAAGATGGGCTTTTCCATTGTCGCCGCTCCTTCACAACCGGGAACTTTTAAGATGCAGCGGGAGCAACTGCTAGCGATCCTTCGCTTTCTGAAAGAAGAAACAGATATCGTGCTGATCGATACACCAGTCCATTTCGACGCCCTCACGAAGCTGGCTCTGGAACAGGCGGAGCTACAGCTGCTCATGACCACCGACGAACCGGCCAGCATGCAGAGTATCGTGCGAATGAAGCCGTTGTTATCCAGCTTGTTGCCTGCACCGGACATGTACACCGTATGGAGTCGTTTTACGGAAATCTTGCCGAAGGAGCAATGGCGTCAGGAGATACCTTGGCCGGTAATCCTGGAATTGCCGGAAGATCCAACGATCAGCCGAGCGGTTCGAAGCGGGCAATTCATTGCAAGTTCGCCTTGCAGTCCGTATCGACTGCGTGTGAAAGAACTTGTGGATCGGTGGATGGGCGTGGAGCCGGAGCATCCCGGTAAAAAACGGAACCTGTTGGCACGTTTTTTATCCAATCGGACCTAA
- a CDS encoding SAF domain-containing protein, protein MSFMYRYRKPVVISAIGLVFIMLLATCVFFLHQQAEQEQLREELQAHYEKKIEELQTMEQAAKTRILVVSRSLLAGTTLQAGDVKSVEVSIALVASGSIKEQSAAVGKITKIDLQPNTPLVASMLFEDKPIPRDLRFQEFNVIQLPTNLQKSQFVDVRINFPTGEDYIILAKKKVREVAGTIVWVEMNEKEILMASSAIIDAYLQGAKLYALTYVDPGIQEAAIANYPSNPKVLDLMERDPNVLEEAKSALARQLRTVLDNNLKAMSDADKMRVVSGAVTVQQQLQNERITTQQNNAMRQTVQQQAEQQPNGKNGQAAPKPTTQTESVPSNTSPSPMPDKQSPVPDAVNDSGESTPGGKPLQRGTLDDIFDQSSANGPAS, encoded by the coding sequence ATGTCTTTTATGTACCGCTACCGCAAACCGGTCGTGATCTCGGCGATTGGTTTGGTTTTTATTATGCTGCTTGCCACATGTGTCTTTTTCTTGCACCAGCAAGCAGAGCAGGAACAGCTGCGTGAGGAGCTTCAAGCTCATTATGAAAAGAAAATCGAGGAACTACAAACCATGGAGCAGGCCGCAAAAACACGAATTCTTGTGGTCAGCCGGAGCCTTCTCGCAGGAACGACATTGCAAGCGGGCGATGTCAAGTCCGTGGAGGTGTCTATAGCCTTGGTCGCATCCGGCAGCATAAAGGAGCAAAGCGCAGCGGTCGGCAAAATCACAAAAATTGACTTACAGCCGAATACACCGCTCGTCGCTTCGATGCTGTTTGAGGACAAGCCGATCCCAAGGGATCTGCGATTTCAGGAATTTAACGTGATCCAATTGCCGACGAATTTGCAAAAAAGCCAATTTGTCGATGTACGCATTAACTTTCCGACAGGCGAAGATTATATCATTCTTGCCAAAAAGAAAGTCCGAGAAGTGGCTGGCACCATTGTCTGGGTCGAGATGAATGAAAAGGAAATCCTGATGGCGTCCAGCGCGATCATCGATGCGTATTTGCAAGGTGCAAAGCTGTACGCGCTCACCTATGTCGATCCGGGTATACAAGAGGCTGCCATTGCCAATTATCCATCAAATCCGAAGGTGCTTGACCTGATGGAACGCGATCCCAATGTGTTGGAAGAAGCAAAATCCGCACTCGCCCGTCAGCTTCGCACCGTTTTGGACAACAACCTGAAAGCGATGAGCGACGCAGATAAAATGCGGGTGGTTAGCGGCGCTGTCACCGTGCAGCAGCAACTGCAAAATGAACGCATCACGACCCAGCAAAACAATGCGATGCGACAAACAGTTCAACAACAAGCGGAGCAACAGCCAAACGGAAAAAATGGACAAGCCGCTCCGAAACCAACCACCCAAACGGAGTCTGTACCCTCCAATACATCGCCTTCGCCGATGCCGGATAAACAATCACCTGTGCCCGATGCCGTGAATGATTCGGGCGAATCGACGCCGGGTGGAAAGCCGCTGCAGAGAGGCACACTGGACGATATATTCGACCAGTCATCTGCCAACGGCCCGGCTTCATGA